tttttgtttttttttttaactaaataaatataaatgactTGTATATTTTAGACTACTTTTTCAAAATTAGTATGCGAATTGTTATATGTTTAAGTTTTTTAATgttactttttgttttttttaaatattttttgattacttttttatacttttattctattttttattatatttaatttgtatATAGTGGGTGAGCCCGCCCATGATCGAGGTGGAAGAAGTTTTTGAACTTGCACCTTTAAAAGTTTGTCACTCGCCCCACCTTTTTATCAGCGAATTGAGAGCacgatgtaacgccccgatttctcgaacGTCACGAAAAGCCAAATAAcataattttcgtaaagaattttcgaattttatgatgtttactcgcatgcaagtagagattatgattactggaacataggtctggttaggactatggaccatgagaacagtggttccgttagagacaaaacggataacttgcacgcgagggtgaatgcggtttgaactgtgatgttatgacttgtgggtgtctgacccatggtgtgttgtggtcgttccaaggaacgccaagatgttgtgagctttgctcatggtgttgttcatccgctggacgaatggtgttggatccaaggtgaaaggtggttgtgtgaaaagtGAGGACGCATAGACTGACTGAAACTTTGGCTATGTGATTAACCCTATCGATATAATTCCGTTGAATATATTTTTGGGATATCTAGTTGTTCGTAACATGCTTAGACAGGAACTACTTGAGAGTCAGAAGTTGACCCTCgtttttttgttatttgttgtttgggcgcttaacgccaacaAATGGTGATTCTGGACGAGCTGGtggatcaggactgggagatttATCTCCCTAGTTTTGATGATGACTCAGCCTGGGGCACCGACTACCGCCAGGTGAGGAACACATATGTCGGCGGCGCTATCATCTTCAAGCATGACCCGAGTGGACAGGTTGTGGTGACTCAGCCCCTTAGAGGAAGGATTCAGTTTCCTCATGCACCTTCCCGATTTGGTTTTCCTGTGGAGATCGCTAGCAGTACGGAGTCCGATCCAGAGGAGATTCCGATTTATGAACCAGGCGAGGGAAGCGGGCCTTCGGTGAACTCGGAGTATCGTAACCCTGCGGAGGGACTTCTGATACCAAAGGAGGAGCCTATGAGCCCAGTGGCACCACCCGAGTATGGACTCGATGAGGGACTCAAGGATCTTGCACCCGAGGTACCAGATGTGCCGCCAGGTTTCAAATGGACCATAGAGGAGTTAAAGCAGTGGAATCTGGAAATGCAAGCGAAGATTCAACAGGGAGCAGAAACGCCAGATCCTTCGAATATGTGGGCTGGACACTATGCAGACTGTAATCAGGACCATGGGTGGAAATGAGAGCGTTGATTTATCTTTAAAGTTTAGTTTGCAAGTACTTTATTTGAATTCTTGATGTAATCAATTCGACGAGTATTACAATGTGGTTTATTTACACACCTGGGTGTGGCCacggattttatttatttatgaagtTTTAATTTTGGACATGTCGATTATCTTTGTTAAATGATCCCGCGCGTTTTGAAACTAATGGTTATTGAAGAGTTTTACGTAAAATGAACTTTTACCACTGTGGTCAGACACCCACAGcacaccatgggtcagacacccacaagtcataacatcacggATCAAACTgcattcaccctcgcgtgcaagttatctgttttgtctctaacggaaccactgttctcatggtccatagtcctaaccagacctatgttccaGTAATCATAATCTCTACTTGCATGCGAGCAAACATCATAAAATCATagtctcatgttactacttcaAGTAAATAGACAGGCATTTTATCTCATGCTATTGAAATTAAACAACATCATGCATAATTTCATTTAGCAAATAAGGCATACTTGAACTAGCATACATCAACTAACTAGTTATATAGCATACTATGAATTTATCATACTCAATTAATAATAAACCATACACCATATCCTCACTTAGCATAATATTGAATACTAATATTAAGCCTGTTATCAACCACACTCGCATACAACTTTTCACATGCAGGAAAGCAGTAAGACTTCTCTAGAcggaagtgccctcacctttGCTATGCTTTCCACGCGAGATCGAGTACGTTCGATCTAACCTTTCCGTGTGCGAACCTGCACGGACCAACAAACTAGGgttagaatttgaaggaaaaaggagcatcatttccccccttcacatattcgaaccccatcccctaaaatcaaccaatattacatcttcttcttgtaaacaagaagaagaatacttgagttcactacttcccgaaggaagcaaagcttagttactataggaattatttcctatagaggtcaagaagaactctggagagggagagagagagactcACGAAAATTTGGAGAGCTCTGAGTGATTTCCCATCACCTGAGACTCTTATTTATAGTGGAGGATGTGGaggtaaaaatacgataaaacccttaattttagcccaagcccaagggcaaaaatataattttaattaattttgattcaaattaatttcttttccaCTAAGCAAGTAACCAACTTTCCAAGATttccccccccccttctagtttgttaggatatttatttatttttttcttttaattaaaacactaaaataaatggaaataatttcaaaattgaaaaaaacaaaaccatcaCCCTAACAAGAAGGTTCGGCCACTCCCTTTCCCTCAACCaacttttaaattaaaaaaaaaaaacttctcatacataaataataaaaaaaattgatttaatttttaaaataacaaatgTCCAAATACATTAAATTTGTTGGGAAAATCAACTCAAATATTTCCCTCTTTCAACCCAAATTTCGGCCAACCCATAGAAGAAAAATatatcttcaattttttttttaaaatcttattttccaaataacattaaatccaattaaaattttatttaaataaaattccaaaacactttatatttatttaacaaataaataaataaatctccTCCTCCAATATAATATATACAAGTCTCGAAAATTCCCTTTTATGCATATTCTATGCACTACTCGAATTTCATGCATGTGCATGCATGCATATCGACTACTCGCGCCTcacataataattaattacgtaATAAATTACTATACAACCGATATAGTAACAATTGATCAGTAATTTCTCCTTACTGAATAAAACATCgtactttatattattcttcaataatacaaaacataaataaatcaccGGGTCTTACACACGACGCCAAGACTAGCCATCTTGTTTTGCTATCCTTACTCATTCATGTTTTTCACATGAAATTTGTCTTATTAATGTAAGTGTCATTTGACAGTCATAGTAAAATTAATCTAACATTAAAAAATTCATTCCAAAagatattatttattaaaaaaaaaacattaaacttGATATTTCGTATCTTATGTAAAAGTATGGACTTAGAATATTAAAGAGTAAGAAATGAATTTTCGTTAATTTTCTTTAAACCATATAGAGGTCTTTTAATATTTGGTAAAACTTGTGAATTATTTGTCCTTTAATATTTGGTAAAGCTAGAGGGGGACAGGCGAAAGAGAGCTAGAGGGAGAGTTCTTCTTCAAAGTTGAGTTTCTCCTTTTCTAAAGGAATATTAAAAAGAGAACATTGTGCATATATCTCGAGGAACATAATATCCTATGATAAGATGCAATCTCTTCATGAAAAGTACTtgcttttaaattttttctatcTATATCTAAGTAAAATTCATGACAAAtgatatgttatttttttttttttgatgtttGTCTCCACATGTTTGGGACACTATATTTTTTATGAGGATCGAACTTGTATTCTTATTTTTTAAGGGTTTAACTTGTTTACCACTAGACCAACATGACAAAATCATCTTGGTAAATGATATgttattaattttgaaaattatttcttaaaaaattctccaaaatgactaaattttaaataattcatATGGTATATAATCAATGATATATATACATTCATATACTAAACAAATAACCTATAATAAAAAGAATTTAGTTAGTGATAAGAAATCTTATCaacatgtaacaaaaaaatgttaGTGATAGGAAATAAagagtaaaaataaaatattcttcttcttttttgtcaaaaaatatAATTCTTTCACCTTTACGAATTTTTCTTAATGCACCATTCCCATCTTTTTGGTCCATTGCGGCATTGCCCATCTTCTTTGTTGGACTTGTTACAATAAGGCGTTATTCCCATTaaaaatcttatttttatcCCTCTCTTATCTTATGaccaaattaattattttcttaaaatattCTATACTACTTCAAAACTTTCGAAAGAGAATTTTCTTAGTCTCAACCTTTACACTGAGTTTGTTTGCGGGTGCTTTGGGTGGAGAGAGATAGGTGAGAGAGAAGTTGGGGAAAGATGGAGATTCCACCCTCGTTTGGTTGTATTTGACAGGAGGGAAGAGAGAAACAAATTGTGGGCCCAAGACACTTTTCAAGGTCTTCACAAATTGAGCAGAGATTGACACAAGCATAGAAAATTTTCCACTTTATCCATTATACCCTCAACACTTACGAATTTTTCACAAACTAGCACAGACAcaattattttctcttttctataTTCCATTGTATACAAAAGTGTCTTTTACTACGaaactttattttttctctctcttccacctcattatttctcatctctcttctttatctcaaccataccaaacaacccaataaatctactctatttctcacttatttctctctacttaacttctctcttctctatctctctcttctctaccaaacgaAGCCTTAGCATCCtgcttactttttttttattcaaccaTATGTCCACATCTCTTCATGGAAttgaccaaaaataaataaaggtaCCTGCTGGAACCACAGTGCAATGGGATTAGGCCTATGTTCTGTGGGCTCAAAAGTACCTTCAGAATGGATCAATGGCCTATGTTTCGTTGCTCTATTTTCAGCTGGATTATCTGTTGATTTTTAGAGGTTAGGGGATTTTGTTCAATCTAGGATTCTGCTTACTTCATGTTTTACTAATGAGTAAGtttgttcttcattttcttatttttgtgCATTGCAGAATCATTTTGGAGATTCTAATAAGGGCCATTCAGCAACCCATTTAGGAGTTTAATCTAAACATCACGGCCAAAAAAATATCCTTATCTTATTCAGCAACCCATTTAGGAGTATTGTACAAGCTGCCAAATTCCTAATAACAGAATAATTTAAACCGTTTTACTTGGTCCATCACGTAGCTTCTACATTCTATCGTTAAATTAAAATGTATTGGAGATGACTTGAAGGGTAATGGTGATTGGATTAATATTATTAACACATTATTTTGTTCATCCAAAAATACTATCAGATGTATGCTACTAGTAACATGAAAGAtgaataattataaataaactCTGGGGTCATAATTTCTGACTATTTCTTTGTTGGAGAACCAGTACACAAATTCATAGGTCAAAAACGAGAACCACGGAACACGACGAAACCATACCAGACACTTGACTCAAATCATATTGCAAAATATCCCAAAAGCAAACACTAACGCATAACAATATGATAATAAAccacaattcaattcaattcaattcactaACTAAAATCTAAATTAACTCCTCCAGTTTCCATCAGAATCGCCACCACCCCTTGAGTAGCGGGAACCACCACCCTCTCCACCACCGTACCCACGGTCTCTCCCACCGCCATAaccgccaccgccacctccatagccaccaccaccatatcctccacctccaccgtTGCGGTTGTagccaccgcctccaccaccttcACGTCGGCCACCGCCTCCAtaaccacctccacctccaccacggCTGTAtcctccaccgccaccgccatATCCACCACCTCCGCCTCCatatcctccaccaccaccgccataTCTCCCTCCTCCGCCGCTACTTCCACGGGACTGAGCCTCATTCACAGTGATATTCCGGCCATCGAGATTCTGACCGTTCATCGCTTCAATCGCATCTTTCATCGCCTGCTCCGATGCGAACGTCACAAATCCAAATCCCCTCGACCTTCCAGTTTCACGATCATTGATAACCTGCAATTCCAAAAAACAAACAACCGCATCAGATCTAAGAATTCGAATTCGTAATTCGATAATCGAAAATTAAGAATTGAAAACAGGTTAATTAGAACCGATCGATCTTCGTCTCTGGAACAaacaaagatgaagatgaacgTACCGATTTGTGTTGTGAGTAATAAAAGAATCAATATAGTAACAGTAACGCAAGTATCATTCATAGATCAAGATCAAGAGTAACGCAAAACAGATCAGAGGGATCGAGAAGAATCCTCATGTCAGATCCGATCCCTTGCAACAACGGACCTTCGATTCGACGATTTCGCCGTAGGGGGAGAAAGCTTTCTCGAGGGCTTCGTTGTCGGTGGCCCAGGCGAGTCCACCAACAAAGCAACGGAACTCAATTTCTGCAGAAGCCATTGATGAAAAAGAGAAGAACCAGAGTTACAGAAGAGAATAAAGGAGGATTAACGAGAATCCACCTTGAATAGTGAGCACGAAGAACACAGGTTTCACCTAGTGCCTTGTTTTATAGTGAAGATTTTTGTAACCATGGTTAGTTATCCTTCACCGAATTTGGGTCCTATTAACCAGGGTTAAACTTAGACCAACCCAAGTAGGATCAGGATTTGCTTTGGTGGGCTGGCAGATAATAACGAAATTAATATCAAttcatattttatatatatatatatatataataggtcAAAATAATTTGCTATTATTGTTAATTGGTATTGattctttcccttttttttgctattgaattttagaaaaaaattgattgcGTCATTTGAATTCATTCCTTTCTAACATGGTATtaaaacatttcaaaaaaaaaaacatggtatTAATTGATAGGGAATCGAGCAAAATTAGAAGGATATCAATCAAttaattgttaatttttttaggcTATTTTAGCTATCAATCCTAATTCATCTAAAATTAATACTAATAACTTCTGTTTCAAAAAATATACTAAAAACTTCCATATAGATATGCTTGTGAAACAAGATGGTTATTCATTATGTGCTCATCGTGTGCTCATTATGTGCTTAAATTGCCTTGCAAGTTGCaaggtttatatttttttttgaaaagttgcaaggatttttttttggtcaattgcAAGGTTTATATTGAAcgtaaaaaaaattgaggttTATATTGGGCTTTTGTTCCTTTAAAAAAACACACTGGGCTATTGTTGGATTCCAAATTAGTTGCtgaaaataacattaaaatttCTTATTATCACTTTATCAACTAAAATGTTGTCGAGTAGGCTGaatataaaaatttgaaaaatagtaCAAAATTTGTGGGACAATTTATGGAGTCAACGGAAAAATGCAACATTGATATTTTTATGGCTTCATAAATATCAGATATTGTGAcgtaaaaatatataaaatatcttGTGGGTACAAGTACACATGTGTCCCCACCTATAAACGAAATCCCTCGCCTATCTCTGAGCTCTAGCCTGCTGTTGTCTACatcttttttaattataaatactAGGGTTGACTATATGTTACTATTTTTTTGTGAATGAGAAATAAATCACACGACTATAGAGCTAAAGCTAAAATATTCATAGACAAGAAGCGAACAATAACATCAGGAAGAGTATTAAGACTAGTATGGTCTTGCGGATTGCCTTGCCGACTTAGGTGCTTGTTTGCAGTGCGACTTCATTAGTCTTCATACTCCTcatgatgttgttgttgttctcttTATTGTCTAGGAATGTTTTAACTTTAACTCTATAGTCGTGTGCTATGTTTCTCATTCACAAAAAAATAGTAACATGTAGTCAACCCTGgagtaaaaaatatattaatgtaacacaaatttttttttaacacaaTTTTTGAAAGAGTAAAGAGTTGCAGAATTGCAGATCATTTCTCTGTCTCACCTCACCACCCCTAACCCTGTCTCTTCCTGAAAGGATTTTTCTCTCAAACTCTCGTCTCACTCTCAGACCCGCTCTCCACTTCTCCATCGCCATCTCTCGCGCTGACGACCACGCTCTTCCGCCGTCGAGCGTGTCCGTGAGATTGGACTCCATTACCGACGTAAGTAACCTccccttcttccttttcttgtTAATTCATATTCAGCAATATCATTCTTGTTTGCATTGCAATATGCTTCAATTTTTCTGAATGGACTCCCTTAACTTGTGCTTTAAACCTTGTGTGCTCTTTAATTCCCCAATTTCGCTTCCAGAACATTAGAAAATATTGTTATAAATGGTCTCATTGTCAATAATATCCCTGAAAATTTTGGTTTAGTGTGATCTAGATATCCAACCTCACTTAGAGGGATAAGGGTTTTGCtgtcgttgttgttgttgtatgcATTTTCACTTCCTCTTATTGTTCTGATTGTTAAAATTATTATGTTCTTAGTGGTGTGAGAGTCCTGAGAATTTCTGGAATAGGAGGGTTTCAAATTGTTTAATGCCTCTTTGATGATGAATTATCGCCCCTCAAAACTCACAATTCTTTTATACAGTTATCATCATTATTAAACCTTGTGAGGTCTTAGTcccttcatttttgtttatgtaTGTTAGTAAAAAGGATTGCCCAGAATTGCAACTTGTGTTCCGCACGTTGTATCCCCCTCATTATAGTTATTTTCTGCAAGTTCTATTTTTCTGCTATATTGACAAGGTATTAAATATATAGAGATAGATGTATCCCCAAGTTCACTAGATCTTAAACAAACTTCTTTTCATAATCAGGGTTCATGGATTATGGTTATGGATAGTATATTTTGAATGATTGGATCATTTCATTTCTATATAAATGAAACAGTGCCTTTATTTATCGAAAATTTTAGTGAGGGTTTAGCTTTTCAGTTTTCTGCACTGCTTTTTTTCGTTCTTGCTATCACACCAAACTGTCATTTATTACTCATGAAACAACCTTTGTGTTTGATTCTGAACTGGGATGATTGCTTTTGTAGCTATACTGGTCTTTATTGAATGTAAGTTAAATTGATTGCAGATAATACAAGAGTATGCATTGATAAATCTGCTGTTCATGTGGCTTTCTGAAATCTGATCATGTTAATGGTTATAAAATCTGAGGCAATGTGAAGGCCATAGGATCGTGACtcatttgttttaaattttaatggataTTGTCAGTTATGTATGAAGTTTAAGGTGATTTAATTTAATAGAAGGTATCTCTGATTTCATTTGTTAACTTATGTGTTGTAAATCAAAAAAGAGTTTACATTTTCCTGGTTATTTGTAGGATAATGGGGCGAAAAGCTGGCGGACTTTATATCAACCCTAAGAGATTTGGTCAACTTCATAAACCTTgcatgaaggaaatgacaaTGTTTCTCAACTGTATGGCTACATGCAATAGTGACATTAATGCATGTGCTCAGCAGAAGGAACTATTAAATGCCTGTATCGATTCGCAGGTAACATAGATATATACTGGCATCTTTTCTCGCCCTCCCTGTTTCTTGGGGTTTCCTTTTTTTTAGTTGTTATCATATTTCGTCAGAACTAAGTAGTGCTAAAAAACTCTACAACTTTGTTTTTTCagagtaaaaagaaaagaaactctTGGGGGAGCATCAATTATCAGCTGCAGAGGCTTAGCCGAGGAAGGAAGTAGTTTGAGATTTTCAGATATGAATGATTTTTACaattcaagtttgttatttggAAAGTTTAGCCTGTTACAGTACCACTTTGGTTGTCCAGCTAAGATGACCTGATAGTAACTTGTATTCTCTCTTGAAATATCCTGATAATTCTTGAGGCTTTCGTTATCTTAACCATTTAACTAAGTTGATAGATTTGGTGGAATTATGT
This is a stretch of genomic DNA from Lotus japonicus ecotype B-129 chromosome 1, LjGifu_v1.2. It encodes these proteins:
- the LOC130727905 gene encoding glycine-rich RNA-binding protein 7-like — encoded protein: MASAEIEFRCFVGGLAWATDNEALEKAFSPYGEIVESKVINDRETGRSRGFGFVTFASEQAMKDAIEAMNGQNLDGRNITVNEAQSRGSSGGGGRYGGGGGGYGGGGGGYGGGGGGYSRGGGGGGYGGGGRREGGGGGGYNRNGGGGGYGGGGYGGGGGGYGGGRDRGYGGGEGGGSRYSRGGGDSDGNWRS
- the LOC130727909 gene encoding uncharacterized protein LOC130727909; the encoded protein is MGRKAGGLYINPKRFGQLHKPCMKEMTMFLNCMATCNSDINACAQQKELLNACIDSQSKKKRNSWGSINYQLQRLSRGRK